Below is a window of Stygiolobus azoricus DNA.
ATAGATAAGGATCTTTTAGTGAACATAAACGGAAAACTAATACTTAAAGACGGGCAAGAGTATGAATTACACCAAGTAAAGACTTTTGGAGAAAGTTATGGACAAGAACTTTTGGTATATAAAAACGGATATTCATTTATTGAGATCGGAATTAATAAGGGGAGTGCCTTTCATATTCTTAATCTGCGAGAAGGTGATGAAGTCTGCGTAGAGGTCTTTACCCAGGTAGATTTCAACCCTTCCACTTAGGACATCTCCAGGTGGTTAAATGGACTCTTCAGAGAGTTGACGAGCTTATAATCGTTATTGGTAGCGCTCAGGAAAGTCACACACTCTCTAATCCTTTCACAGCTGGAGAAAGAATGGAGATGATAAGGAGAGCCCTAGAAGGTAGTAACATTGATCTATCTCTCATATACTTTGTTCCTATACCGGACATCTTAATGAACAGTGTATGGGTTTACCATGTAAAATCTTTCTCCCCTAAATTCGATGTTATTATAAGTAGGAATCCTCTAGTTATGCGACTATTCAAAGAAGCTGGTTATGAGGTTATTGAACCGCCTGCATATGACAGGAAGATATACAACTCGACTTTTATCAGAAGGTTAATAATAGAAAACAACAACGAATGGGAGAAACTAGTTCCAGCTGAAGTATCTGCTTACATTCATGAGATAAGAGGGGATGAAAGATTAAGGTCTATTGCGGGTTTCTCCTAATCTTTATATACACCAGTAAGAACTATGAAAATGGGAATCTGAATGTATAAGATTGACACTTATTACAACGTTTTCCCTTGGCATGCAAATCATTTCGGAAGCTTACATGGTGGCATATATATGAATTGGTTAATCGACACTAGCGGGCTCTTAATGTCAAATGTGAGCCGCGGTAATTATTTACTCGCATCTGTTGATTATATTTATCTGTTTAAACCTGCAAGAGTAGGAGACGTTATAAGAGTAGTAGCCGAGACTACAGCAGGTTGGGAGAGCTCTGTTGAAATTAAAGTTAAAGCATGTATAAAGAGGGGAGAAAAAGAGGAATTAGGAGCACTAGGGCTCACTACTTATGTAGCTGTTGACGAGAATGGTAGACCTAGAAAGTTACCTGTGAAAATAGGCTCAGACGAAGAGGCAAATAAAAGAAGGGAGAAAAGGATAGAGAAAAAGAAAAAGGACATTTTAGATCAAGAGGATTTGTTACCTGGAATGACCTTCGGTAAAAGTTATATAAGAACAATATATCCGGAACACGGATTCGGAAATGGAATACTTTATGCAGGTAAAATGTACACAATGTTGGATGAAGCACTTGCAATAGTAGCAAAACTTTACAGCAGAGGAAATGTATTCACTGGAAGCGCGGGAGCCGCAAACTTCTTGTCCCCCGTTAGAATAGGGGATATATTAGAGATTCAGGCTGCTGTAGAGTATACCGGAAATACATCCTTGGACGTAGGTGCTAAGGTTTTCGCCATAAATCATTATACAGGTGAAAAAAGATTAGTCACCAGAACAGTATTCTCATTTGTAGCCATAGACGAAAATGCCAAGCCTAAACCTATCCAAAAAATAACGCCTGGAACTGAGAAAGAGAAGAAAATATTTGAGGAAAGACTTAAGGAAAGAGAAGAAAGGATAAAATTATCAAAGGCACTTCAAGAGACAGAACTATGTCAATAATTTTTTAGTAAGAAGGAACCTTGAAAGAGAACTTGCAATAGTATGTGCAGTCCTAAGTGGCTCCGGCTCTTTAACGTAAATTTGATAATAACTAATCAATTTAGAAGCGTAAGGTAAGCTAAGATTAGTGCTAATGTATACGTTTCCTTTTTTAGTAGGTAGTAAAACTAAATTTTCTAAAACATTTAAAATAATACTAGTCCTTTTATCACCGCTAAAATGCTTTAAAAGTGCATGTGTCACGTCCTTTATATCGGGTATCCTAGAATAAAATATTATGTAATTGATACCATAATTCCTTAATTCCTCTGGATCCAAGTAATTAAACCCGCCTAGGGTTATCCCATCTGTGAAGACTACTTCACAACCTTCTAAAATGTTCCTAAGCTTTGATGTCCCATCATCACCATCAACTAAAATTAAGTCAAAATCAATCCCTATGAGCCGTTTGCCGTTATATTTTGAAGATAAAAGAACAGTTTTTCCTTTACCACCCTTAAACTCAAGCGGAAAATAACCATCGTCAACTCCACAAACTTGCAATTCTCTCATCACTTTCTACAATAGCTTTATAAATAATGTCTTCGCTGACAGCCAGGTTTATTTCCTTAGTTTTACCATATCTTCCTCTATTAACTACTTTAGCTGTAATTATCCCTACCATATCTAACTCATTTAGAATATCACTTACTCTCCTTTGGGTCACGTTTTCTACTCCTATCTTATTTGCTAACTTAAGATATATCTCATAAACTTCTCCAGTAGTCAACGTAGATTTACTCTTTAACCCCTTTAGAATAGCTGTCAAGACTAATTTAGAATGAAAAGGAAGAGTAGAAAGAACTTCATAAACCCTATCCCTCTCTATTTCCACTCTAGCCTTCTCAACCTCAGTAACCGTTATTTTGTCTTTACCTTCTCTTTCTGCTATTTCTCCTGCAACCCTTAGAAGATCAAGAGCTCTTCTCGCATCACCGTGATCTCTTGCTGCCAAAGCTGCACAAAGTCTTATTACCTCGTCACTTATAGCTTCCTCGTATATGGCAAATTTGGCTCTTTGTTTAAGAATATCTTCTAATTCTTCTGCGTTATAAGGGGGAAATACTAATTCTTCTTCACTTAAACTACTTTTAACTCGTGGATCCAATGTTTCAATAAACTTAACATCGTTAGTGATCCCTATCAACGATATCAATGACTTACCGAGTTCATTATTAGCACGTGTAAACCTGTAAAGTATATCATCACCGTGCTTTTTTACCATTGCATCGATCTCATCAAGCACAATTACTACAATGGAATCAATGTCATTTAATTTTTTTAGTAATCTTCTAAAAAGTTCAGCTGTAGAAAGTCCAGTAAACGGTACCTTACTGTTTAAGCTTTCTAATATATCCGCTAAAATTCTGTATGGAGTATCACTTTGCCTAGTATTTACATAAACATAAGTGAAGTTAGAAGGAAATCTCTTGTGCAGATTCTTTAATACGAACTTTGTAACAGCAGTTTTACCTGTTCCTGTTAAACCATATATAAATATGTTACTAGGCTTTTCAGACCTTACCAAAGGAGACATTATTTCTACTAATTTTCGTATTTGAGTTTCTCGGTGAGGTAGAGTTTCGGGAACGTAATCTGGTAGGAGTAGTTCTCTGGCTTTGAATATCTTGCCCTTGCTCAGAGACGATAACACTTGGTCGATTATATCACTCATTATTTACTGTAATTACGTCAATATTTCTTTTAACCTTTAACTCCCCGGTAAATCACCCCTCTATTTCCACTGGAGACAATAAAGTATTATGATAAACATCTCCCCCTCTATTTCCACTGGAAATGAAGATTAGACTAAACTATGATGATTACAGATTGTAATTTACTGCAGTTTGTATAATAGCATGGATTTTTACAACGATTTTGTTTTATAGGATGAAATAATGTGTCCAGTTGAAACACAGGGGTAGTGATGACCTGGGTTTATAATAAATAAATCTAATAAAGTACGTAAAGTTGTATTATTTTCATGTCGATTATCAATTTATTTCCTTTGTTTTCCAACTCACTTTGTTACTAAACGAACAACTCTATGACGAGGTTAAGGAAGAAAGATTTAATTATTAAGATTAACACTTTTGATAATGGGCCGGTAGCTCAGCCTGGAAGAGTGCTCGGTTGGCATCGATAAGCCAAAATCCGAGAGGTCCCGGGTTCAAATCCCGGCCGGTCCACCTTCTATCTATGATGTAACATATAAATATAATTACCATCGTCAGAATACTTATAGTGAAAAGTTTAACAGTAAAGGCAAAAGAAGCTGCTCTCATAGAGAATAGGATTATTAAAATAACTTTAACGAATTCATTATTTGCCATATATGTATTCATGGGTAAGGATAAGGATTATATACTCTCTGAGAATTATTGCTCTTGTCCTCACTTCTATTACCGCATCTTCAGAAAAAATCCAATTGTAGAAAAACGAGTGAATATAGAGAACTCAAAATGCTATCATTTACAGGCTTTGGAATTGGCATTAGAAAAAGATAAGGTAAGGTCTATTTATGTCGATCTAGTTACTATGAGAGAGATTTTATTAGAGATTTATAGTATGGATAAGTCATTTATACTAAGAAAGCTAGTTATGAGATGAGGTTATATATCTTGGCTTTATCTCCGTTAGAGTTAGCATATCTTGGTGTTATAGGTACGTTAATAGCAGGGATCGTATATGTTATCTTTGTAGAAGTGTTTAATACTGGAATTAGGATAAAGATAGGTGGTGAAGGGAAGAGTGGGAGGAAGAAGGAAAAAAAGAAAGCAACTCCTTCAAAAGCCAAAACCAAAAATACCTGATATCTTTGAGTGCCCCAGATGTGGAAAAGTAGCTCTCAGCGTTACAATTAAAGATGGAAAAGCTAAAATAAAGTGCGGTAGTTGCGGATTACAAGCTGAGTTTGATGTTCCACCAGTTTACGATCAAGCTAATGCATATGGTAAGTTTATCGATTTATATTATGAGGGAAAGATTGAAATTTTATCAAGTAGTAGTGAGGAGAAGACTGAAGATGAGACTAAAGGGGAAAGTGAAGAGTTACATTAGAGAGAAACTTAACGATGGTAAAGTTATTCACTT
It encodes the following:
- a CDS encoding nicotinamide-nucleotide adenylyltransferase, yielding MRRGLYPGRFQPFHLGHLQVVKWTLQRVDELIIVIGSAQESHTLSNPFTAGERMEMIRRALEGSNIDLSLIYFVPIPDILMNSVWVYHVKSFSPKFDVIISRNPLVMRLFKEAGYEVIEPPAYDRKIYNSTFIRRLIIENNNEWEKLVPAEVSAYIHEIRGDERLRSIAGFS
- a CDS encoding hotdog domain-containing protein; this encodes MYKIDTYYNVFPWHANHFGSLHGGIYMNWLIDTSGLLMSNVSRGNYLLASVDYIYLFKPARVGDVIRVVAETTAGWESSVEIKVKACIKRGEKEELGALGLTTYVAVDENGRPRKLPVKIGSDEEANKRREKRIEKKKKDILDQEDLLPGMTFGKSYIRTIYPEHGFGNGILYAGKMYTMLDEALAIVAKLYSRGNVFTGSAGAANFLSPVRIGDILEIQAAVEYTGNTSLDVGAKVFAINHYTGEKRLVTRTVFSFVAIDENAKPKPIQKITPGTEKEKKIFEERLKEREERIKLSKALQETELCQ
- a CDS encoding DUF99 family protein, which encodes MRELQVCGVDDGYFPLEFKGGKGKTVLLSSKYNGKRLIGIDFDLILVDGDDGTSKLRNILEGCEVVFTDGITLGGFNYLDPEELRNYGINYIIFYSRIPDIKDVTHALLKHFSGDKRTSIILNVLENLVLLPTKKGNVYISTNLSLPYASKLISYYQIYVKEPEPLRTAHTIASSLSRFLLTKKLLT
- a CDS encoding Cdc6/Cdc18 family protein, which codes for MSDIIDQVLSSLSKGKIFKARELLLPDYVPETLPHRETQIRKLVEIMSPLVRSEKPSNIFIYGLTGTGKTAVTKFVLKNLHKRFPSNFTYVYVNTRQSDTPYRILADILESLNSKVPFTGLSTAELFRRLLKKLNDIDSIVVIVLDEIDAMVKKHGDDILYRFTRANNELGKSLISLIGITNDVKFIETLDPRVKSSLSEEELVFPPYNAEELEDILKQRAKFAIYEEAISDEVIRLCAALAARDHGDARRALDLLRVAGEIAEREGKDKITVTEVEKARVEIERDRVYEVLSTLPFHSKLVLTAILKGLKSKSTLTTGEVYEIYLKLANKIGVENVTQRRVSDILNELDMVGIITAKVVNRGRYGKTKEINLAVSEDIIYKAIVESDERIASLWS
- a CDS encoding transcription elongation factor, which produces MGGRRKKRKQLLQKPKPKIPDIFECPRCGKVALSVTIKDGKAKIKCGSCGLQAEFDVPPVYDQANAYGKFIDLYYEGKIEILSSSSEEKTEDETKGESEELH